In a single window of the Streptomyces sp. HUAS ZL42 genome:
- a CDS encoding family 2B encapsulin nanocompartment shell protein, with protein MSVGEEARTDPDKPQQSLGTAAARNLATTTKSAPQMQEISSRWLLRMLPWVDVQGGTYRVNRRLTYAVGDGRVTFVKTGDRVEVIPAELGELPALRSYEDEEVLAELARRCRQREFGPGEVIASFGGRTGEVYLLAHGRVEKIGTGPYGGDAVLGVLADGSYFGDAALLDSDAIWEYTARADTACTVLILSRQDVEQVAERADTLRAHLLQQRSIPRQRTNNYGEKAVDLAAGHSGEPDIPHTYVDYEARPREYELSIAQTVLRIHTRVADLYNQPMNQTEQQLRLTVEALKERQEHELINNREFGLLHNCEYDQRIQPHDGVPGPDDLDELLGRRRGTKLFLAHPRAISAFGRELNRRGLVPETVDMGGNRIPTWRGVPIFPCNKIPVTEARTSSIIAMRLGEEDQGVIGLRQTGLPDEIEPSLSVRFMGINEQAIVKYLVTAYYSAAVLVPDALGVLENVEIGRWR; from the coding sequence ATGTCGGTAGGCGAAGAGGCCCGCACGGATCCGGACAAGCCGCAGCAGAGCCTCGGCACAGCGGCAGCGCGGAACCTGGCCACCACCACCAAGTCCGCACCCCAGATGCAGGAGATCAGCTCCCGCTGGCTCCTGAGGATGCTGCCCTGGGTCGATGTGCAGGGCGGCACGTACCGGGTGAACCGGCGGCTGACCTACGCGGTCGGCGACGGCCGCGTCACCTTCGTGAAGACGGGCGACCGCGTGGAGGTCATCCCCGCGGAGCTGGGCGAACTTCCGGCCCTGCGGTCGTACGAGGACGAGGAGGTGCTGGCGGAGCTCGCCCGCCGCTGCCGGCAGCGGGAGTTCGGCCCGGGCGAGGTGATCGCCTCCTTCGGCGGTCGGACCGGCGAGGTGTATCTGCTGGCGCACGGCAGGGTGGAGAAGATCGGCACGGGTCCGTACGGGGGCGACGCCGTGCTCGGCGTGCTCGCAGACGGCTCGTACTTCGGCGACGCGGCCCTGCTCGACTCCGACGCCATCTGGGAGTACACCGCCCGCGCGGACACCGCCTGCACGGTACTGATCCTCTCCCGCCAGGACGTCGAGCAGGTCGCCGAGCGCGCCGACACCCTGCGCGCGCACCTGCTGCAGCAGCGGTCGATTCCCCGGCAGCGCACCAACAATTACGGCGAGAAGGCGGTCGACCTCGCCGCCGGCCACTCCGGCGAGCCGGACATCCCGCACACCTACGTCGACTACGAGGCCAGGCCCCGCGAGTACGAACTGAGCATCGCCCAGACCGTGCTGCGCATCCACACCCGCGTCGCCGACCTCTACAACCAGCCCATGAACCAGACCGAGCAACAGCTGCGGCTGACGGTCGAGGCGCTGAAGGAGCGCCAGGAGCACGAGCTCATCAACAACCGGGAGTTCGGGCTGCTCCACAACTGCGAGTACGACCAGCGGATCCAGCCGCACGACGGAGTCCCCGGCCCCGACGACCTGGACGAGCTGCTCGGCAGACGCCGTGGCACCAAGCTGTTCCTCGCCCACCCGCGCGCGATCTCCGCGTTCGGGCGGGAGCTGAACCGGCGGGGACTCGTGCCGGAGACCGTCGACATGGGCGGCAACCGCATCCCCACCTGGCGCGGCGTGCCGATCTTCCCCTGCAACAAGATCCCGGTCACCGAGGCCCGGACCAGCTCGATCATCGCGATGCGTCTCGGTGAGGAGGACCAGGGTGTGATCGGTCTGAGGCAGACCGGCCTTCCCGACGAGATCGAGCCGAGTCTGTCCGTGCGGTTCATGGGCATCAACGAACAGGCGATCGTCAAGTACCTGGTGACGGCCTACTACTCGGCCGCGGTTCTGGTGCCTGACGCGCTCGGCGTCCTGGAGAACGTCGAGATCGGCCGCTGGCGGTGA
- a CDS encoding 1-aminocyclopropane-1-carboxylate deaminase/D-cysteine desulfhydrase: MTSPDVPDALAALQPRLPSPLQEVDDVRFARHGLLLLLKRDDLIHPELIGNKWRKLAPNLEAAAGRTVLTFGGAYSNHLRATAAAGRLLGLRTVGVVRGQELADRPLNPSLARCAADGMRLHFVDRATYRRKHEPETLTSLLRATGAEDAHVVPEGGSNALAVRGCRPLGEELDGHADIVALACGTGGTLAGLAAGLAPGRRALGIPVLKGGFLEAEIRALQHQAFGGPRGTWRLDDRFHCGGYARTTPALDAFADDFEQRHGLPVERLYVAKLLYGLVALAEEGAFPHGTTIAAVVTGQPMRTATT; the protein is encoded by the coding sequence GTGACCAGCCCCGACGTGCCCGACGCCCTCGCCGCCCTGCAGCCCCGGCTCCCCTCCCCGCTGCAGGAAGTCGACGACGTCCGCTTCGCCCGCCACGGACTCCTGCTGCTCCTCAAGCGCGACGACCTCATCCACCCCGAGCTGATCGGCAACAAGTGGCGCAAGCTCGCGCCCAACCTCGAAGCGGCGGCAGGGCGCACCGTCCTCACCTTCGGTGGTGCCTACTCCAACCACCTCCGCGCCACCGCCGCCGCCGGCCGACTGCTCGGCCTGCGGACCGTGGGCGTGGTCCGCGGGCAGGAGCTCGCCGACCGTCCGCTCAACCCGTCCCTCGCCCGCTGCGCGGCGGACGGCATGCGCCTGCACTTCGTCGACAGGGCGACGTACCGCCGCAAACACGAGCCCGAAACCCTGACGTCCCTCCTGCGCGCGACCGGAGCCGAGGACGCCCACGTCGTCCCCGAGGGCGGCAGCAACGCCCTGGCAGTCCGCGGCTGCCGCCCCCTCGGCGAGGAGCTGGACGGCCACGCCGACATCGTCGCCCTCGCATGCGGCACCGGCGGCACGCTCGCCGGCCTGGCCGCCGGCCTCGCCCCCGGTCGGCGCGCCCTCGGCATACCCGTCCTCAAGGGCGGGTTCCTCGAGGCCGAGATACGCGCCCTGCAGCATCAGGCCTTCGGCGGCCCGCGCGGCACCTGGCGCCTCGACGACCGCTTCCACTGCGGGGGATACGCCCGCACCACCCCCGCCCTCGACGCCTTCGCCGACGACTTCGAACAGCGGCACGGCCTGCCCGTCGAACGTCTCTATGTCGCCAAGTTGCTCTACGGACTTGTCGCTCTCGCGGAGGAAGGGGCCTTCCCCCACGGGACTACCATCGCCGCAGTCGTCACCGGACAGCCAATGCGTACGGCGACTACGTAG
- a CDS encoding AAA family ATPase: protein METERTPLVGRAAQLGRIDRLLAELVGDADGRPAVLDVCGEAGIGKSRLVQELCLRARRRGASVLRGRATEYERHIPFQPFTDAFTDLDPEVLKSFPAAAEADPVLSGTPHRTDRFALHRVTAALLAHAAASPLVVVLDDMHWADAASLELLDHLVRHPVRARVLLVVARRDRQSPAPLAAILTRGLDTGAVRRTVLGPLGERECVELLTPDLARDEAVRLSAAGEGNPLYLLTLLQARREGAPVTRLSATGLGALLLGELTPLTPAQRRLVEVVAALGDHATPALLGPVTGREPAQLAGDLAELTRRDLLRTAPHGRLVLRHPVLRSLVHDGTDPWLRTEIHRLAAAELARAGAPPAERAHHAERSLSGWDPEAAAVLTEAAEQAVHTAPASCAHWLDVVLRHLPHTPEHSVVRRELMLLRARALGACGQLRESRDLLHQVIALPDPGDGKGSRASAVVLCAVMERHLGRYTEAVALLRRELHRTDPAPSPADQVALGLELGFSAPHDTSYPAVRSDMARTLEVARSLGDEAAVAGALTVAALGEAYEGQTAEADDLARRAAALVDSLPDDDLTGLCEPLARLGWAEAFLDRYADAERHADRGLAIARRTGQLYLLPHLLLSKAHVRIQTCRLASAVELADEAEDIARGIGSDELLAFVLATKAHALVDACPPGDPRPLALAEQAVAAAGVGVNWWASIAWCTLGYAALTAGDPARAREAVLHAGGPDLRGLQPSMRPLFLEILVTAAITTGDLDAAREWADRARTEAESLDLPVQRASAMRSMAHLHLGQGDGRAAADLFVAAAEESALPGAAFWEAYSLLLGAPLLAADPDGPRRGQAAWHRGQRLAAAGGCRMLTELAELVRPAVTEAPDGPERRLAELTAREREIADLVAEGLTSPAIADRLCLSRRTVETHVSRIYRKTGVSSRAALAALMAGRAPRL, encoded by the coding sequence ATGGAGACGGAACGGACGCCGCTGGTCGGCAGAGCCGCGCAGCTCGGGCGGATCGACCGGCTGCTGGCGGAGCTGGTGGGGGACGCGGACGGCCGCCCGGCCGTGCTGGACGTCTGCGGCGAGGCGGGCATCGGCAAGAGCCGGCTGGTCCAGGAGCTGTGCCTGCGTGCGCGGCGGCGAGGGGCGTCGGTGCTGCGCGGCCGGGCGACGGAGTACGAACGGCACATCCCCTTCCAGCCGTTCACGGACGCGTTCACCGATCTCGACCCCGAGGTGCTGAAGTCCTTCCCGGCCGCCGCCGAGGCCGACCCCGTGCTCAGCGGCACCCCGCACCGCACGGACCGCTTCGCCCTGCACCGGGTCACGGCCGCCCTGCTCGCCCACGCCGCCGCCTCCCCGCTGGTGGTGGTCCTGGACGACATGCACTGGGCGGACGCCGCGTCCCTGGAGCTCCTCGACCATCTCGTACGGCACCCCGTGCGGGCGCGCGTCCTGCTGGTCGTCGCCCGCCGCGACCGCCAGAGCCCCGCCCCGCTCGCCGCGATCCTCACGCGCGGCCTGGACACCGGGGCGGTGCGGCGGACGGTCCTCGGGCCGCTCGGCGAGCGGGAGTGCGTCGAGCTGCTCACCCCCGACCTGGCCCGCGACGAGGCCGTACGGCTCTCCGCGGCCGGCGAGGGAAACCCGCTCTACCTCCTGACCCTGCTCCAGGCGCGCCGCGAGGGGGCGCCGGTCACCAGGCTGTCCGCAACCGGGCTCGGCGCGCTGCTGCTCGGCGAGCTCACCCCGCTGACGCCCGCGCAGCGTCGGCTCGTCGAAGTGGTGGCCGCGCTCGGCGACCACGCCACGCCCGCCCTGCTCGGCCCGGTGACCGGCCGGGAACCGGCGCAGCTGGCCGGCGATCTCGCCGAACTGACCCGGCGCGACCTGCTGCGGACCGCCCCGCACGGACGGCTGGTGCTGCGGCATCCCGTGCTGCGCAGCCTCGTCCACGACGGCACCGACCCCTGGCTGCGCACGGAGATCCACCGGCTGGCCGCCGCCGAGCTGGCACGGGCCGGTGCCCCGCCCGCCGAGCGGGCGCACCACGCCGAGAGGTCGCTGTCCGGCTGGGACCCCGAGGCGGCGGCCGTGCTGACCGAGGCCGCCGAGCAGGCCGTCCACACGGCGCCCGCGAGCTGCGCGCACTGGCTGGACGTGGTGCTGCGGCACCTTCCGCACACGCCGGAACACTCTGTCGTGCGACGCGAGTTGATGTTGCTGCGGGCCCGGGCTCTGGGCGCCTGCGGACAACTCCGCGAGAGCCGCGACCTGCTGCACCAGGTGATCGCCCTGCCCGACCCGGGCGACGGGAAGGGCTCGCGGGCCTCCGCCGTCGTGCTGTGCGCCGTCATGGAACGGCACCTGGGCCGCTATACGGAGGCAGTGGCCCTGCTCCGCCGCGAGCTGCACCGCACCGACCCCGCCCCGTCGCCCGCCGACCAGGTGGCGCTCGGCCTCGAGCTGGGCTTCTCGGCCCCGCACGACACGTCGTACCCGGCCGTGCGCTCCGACATGGCGCGAACCCTGGAGGTGGCCCGGTCCCTCGGGGACGAGGCGGCCGTCGCGGGCGCGCTGACCGTCGCCGCGCTGGGGGAGGCGTACGAGGGGCAGACCGCCGAGGCCGACGACCTCGCCCGCCGGGCTGCGGCCCTCGTGGACTCGCTGCCCGACGACGACCTCACCGGCCTGTGCGAGCCGCTGGCCCGGCTGGGCTGGGCGGAGGCGTTCCTGGATCGCTATGCCGACGCGGAACGGCACGCCGACCGGGGTCTGGCCATAGCCCGCCGCACCGGACAGCTCTACCTCCTGCCCCACCTGCTGCTGTCCAAGGCGCACGTGCGCATCCAGACCTGCCGGCTGGCATCGGCGGTGGAACTGGCCGACGAGGCCGAGGACATCGCGCGCGGCATCGGCAGCGACGAACTGCTCGCCTTCGTGCTGGCGACCAAGGCCCACGCCCTGGTCGACGCCTGCCCGCCCGGCGACCCGCGGCCCCTGGCCCTGGCCGAGCAGGCGGTGGCCGCGGCGGGCGTGGGTGTCAACTGGTGGGCGTCCATAGCCTGGTGCACGCTCGGGTACGCGGCCCTCACCGCCGGCGATCCGGCCCGGGCGCGGGAGGCGGTCCTGCACGCGGGCGGTCCCGACCTGCGCGGGTTGCAGCCGTCGATGCGCCCGCTGTTCCTGGAGATCCTGGTGACCGCGGCCATCACCACCGGCGATCTGGACGCGGCCCGGGAGTGGGCCGACCGGGCCCGTACGGAGGCCGAGTCGCTCGATCTTCCGGTGCAGCGTGCGTCGGCCATGCGCAGTATGGCGCACCTGCACCTCGGCCAGGGTGACGGCAGGGCGGCGGCCGACCTGTTCGTGGCGGCGGCCGAGGAGAGCGCCCTCCCCGGGGCGGCCTTCTGGGAGGCGTACTCCCTGCTCCTGGGCGCGCCGCTGCTCGCGGCGGACCCGGACGGGCCGCGGCGCGGGCAGGCAGCCTGGCACCGGGGGCAGCGGCTCGCCGCCGCCGGGGGCTGCCGGATGCTCACCGAGCTGGCCGAGCTGGTCCGTCCGGCGGTGACCGAGGCTCCCGACGGCCCCGAGCGGCGGCTCGCCGAACTCACCGCACGGGAACGGGAGATCGCCGACCTCGTCGCCGAGGGCCTCACCAGTCCGGCGATCGCCGACCGCCTGTGCCTGAGCCGCCGCACCGTCGAGACCCATGTCTCGCGGATCTACCGCAAGACGGGAGTCTCGTCGCGGGCGGCCCTGGCGGCGCTGATGGCGGGGCGGGCGCCCAGGCTGTGA
- a CDS encoding Na+/H+ antiporter — MDVMPLLLLVAGSTAIAAAARRTPVPAPLLLVAVGLAVSYIPGVPDYTLDPDVVLPLLLPPLLYTSATDSSYLDLRAQMRPVGLLSVGYVLFATFAVGWAAYLLVPGLPLTAALVLGAVVAPPDAVAATAVARRVGLPSRITTILQGESLLNDATAITAYKVALAAAVGEGASWAGGIREFLLAAVGGVAVGLVLMAPIHWLRTHVKEPLLQNTLSLLIPFVAYAAAEQFHASGVLAVVVVALYLGHRAWEVDFATRLQEEAVWKMVAFILESAVFALIGLQLPVVLRGLGEYEGLDAAWYASALFLVVVAARFLWVYPVTFLIRMVSARIREREQNPTWRGPVVISWAGMRGVVSLAIAFSIPLTVQHGDTPFPQRNLILFLTFTTVIGTLVVQGLTLPPLIRLLKFPPRDTQAETLAEANAQAQASRVAEERLAALLSDERNALPLPLADRLRSVLERRRNAVWERLGQVNAVTGETVDDTYRRLSREMISAEREVFVKLRDGRYIDDEMLRTLLRRLDLEEAAAYRETA, encoded by the coding sequence ATGGACGTGATGCCACTGCTGTTGCTGGTGGCGGGCAGCACCGCGATCGCCGCGGCGGCCCGGCGCACACCCGTACCGGCACCGCTGCTGCTCGTAGCGGTCGGCCTCGCGGTCTCGTACATACCGGGAGTGCCGGACTACACCCTCGACCCCGACGTCGTCCTGCCCCTGCTCCTGCCCCCGTTGCTGTACACGTCGGCGACCGACAGCTCCTACCTCGACCTGCGTGCCCAGATGCGGCCGGTCGGCCTGTTGTCGGTCGGTTACGTACTGTTCGCGACCTTCGCCGTCGGCTGGGCCGCTTATCTGCTCGTGCCGGGGCTGCCGTTGACCGCGGCGCTGGTGCTGGGCGCCGTCGTGGCGCCGCCCGACGCGGTAGCGGCCACGGCGGTGGCACGCCGGGTCGGGCTGCCGTCGCGGATCACCACGATCCTCCAGGGCGAGTCCCTGCTCAACGACGCCACCGCGATCACCGCCTACAAGGTGGCCCTCGCCGCAGCGGTCGGCGAGGGCGCGTCCTGGGCCGGCGGCATCCGCGAGTTCCTGCTCGCGGCGGTCGGCGGCGTCGCGGTCGGCCTGGTGCTGATGGCGCCGATCCACTGGCTGCGCACCCACGTGAAGGAGCCCCTCCTCCAGAACACGCTCTCCCTGCTGATCCCGTTCGTCGCGTACGCGGCCGCCGAGCAGTTCCACGCCTCCGGCGTCCTCGCCGTGGTCGTCGTCGCGCTCTATCTCGGCCACCGCGCCTGGGAGGTCGACTTCGCCACCCGCCTCCAGGAGGAGGCCGTCTGGAAGATGGTCGCGTTCATCCTCGAGTCGGCGGTGTTCGCGCTGATCGGACTGCAACTGCCCGTCGTCCTCAGGGGCCTCGGGGAGTACGAGGGCCTCGACGCCGCCTGGTACGCGTCCGCCCTCTTCCTGGTGGTCGTCGCGGCGCGGTTCCTGTGGGTGTATCCGGTGACCTTCCTGATCCGGATGGTGTCGGCGCGGATCCGGGAGCGGGAGCAGAACCCCACCTGGCGGGGGCCGGTCGTGATCTCCTGGGCCGGCATGCGCGGGGTAGTCTCGCTCGCCATCGCCTTCTCGATCCCGCTCACGGTGCAGCACGGCGACACCCCCTTCCCGCAGCGCAACCTGATCCTCTTCCTGACCTTCACCACAGTCATCGGCACGCTGGTCGTCCAGGGCCTGACCCTGCCCCCGCTGATCCGCCTGCTGAAGTTCCCCCCGCGCGACACGCAGGCCGAGACGCTCGCCGAGGCCAACGCCCAGGCGCAGGCCTCCCGGGTCGCCGAGGAGCGGCTCGCGGCACTCCTCTCCGACGAGCGCAACGCCCTGCCGCTGCCGCTCGCCGACCGGCTGCGTTCGGTCCTGGAGCGCCGACGCAACGCCGTCTGGGAGCGCCTCGGCCAGGTCAACGCGGTCACCGGCGAGACCGTCGACGACACCTACCGGCGGCTGTCGCGGGAGATGATCAGCGCGGAACGCGAGGTGTTCGTCAAGCTGCGCGACGGCCGCTACATCGACGACGAGATGCTGCGGACACTGCTGCGCAGGCTGGACCTGGAGGAGGCGGCGGCGTACCGGGAGACGGCATAG
- a CDS encoding UBP-type zinc finger domain-containing protein, with protein MKQCTHADVLPHPEPEPLSETCPECLASGSHPVQLRKCLVCGYVGCCDTSPGRHATEHFKDSDHPVMRTYEPGETWRWCFVDHVLV; from the coding sequence ATGAAACAGTGCACGCATGCCGACGTGCTGCCGCACCCGGAACCCGAGCCCCTGAGCGAGACGTGCCCGGAGTGTCTGGCGAGCGGCAGCCACCCGGTACAGCTGCGGAAGTGTCTGGTCTGCGGCTACGTCGGCTGCTGCGACACCTCGCCCGGGCGGCACGCCACGGAGCACTTCAAGGACTCCGACCACCCGGTGATGAGAACGTACGAGCCCGGCGAGACCTGGCGTTGGTGCTTTGTTGACCATGTGCTCGTGTGA
- a CDS encoding anti-sigma regulatory factor, translated as MSQIAGEPATQDFVEVRLPAAGAYLSVLRTATAGLAARLDFTLDEIEDLRIAVDEACAILLQQAVPGSVLSCVFRLVDDSLEVTVSAPTTDGHAPSRDTFAWTVLSALAGKVSSAVDEDKTVSISLYKQRGAGPGPA; from the coding sequence GTGTCCCAGATCGCAGGCGAGCCCGCGACCCAGGACTTCGTGGAAGTCCGGCTGCCGGCCGCGGGTGCCTACCTGTCGGTGCTGCGGACGGCCACGGCCGGCCTCGCAGCCCGTTTGGACTTCACCCTCGACGAGATCGAGGACCTGCGCATCGCGGTGGACGAGGCGTGCGCGATCCTGCTCCAGCAGGCCGTGCCCGGCTCGGTTCTCAGTTGCGTCTTCCGACTCGTCGACGACTCGCTCGAGGTCACCGTCTCGGCCCCGACCACGGACGGTCACGCCCCCTCGCGGGACACCTTCGCCTGGACCGTCCTGTCCGCCCTCGCGGGCAAGGTCTCCTCCGCCGTGGACGAGGACAAAACCGTTTCGATCAGCCTCTACAAACAGCGCGGCGCGGGACCCGGGCCGGCGTGA
- a CDS encoding RNA polymerase sigma factor SigF, whose protein sequence is MRDEERGTRELPTEGTATPDDSRRMGDGIDGIPEQARPHPEDDAVEDDTPEAGFLDDGGQRDREGAVQSAPRERRMGGSPVRAEARARGRATGGTMSEHERDDEPSARGVQATQHEPQDRSGARAMFVELRKLQDGSPEYAEMRNQLVRMHLPLVEHLARRFRNRGEPLDDLTQVATIGLIKSVDRFDPDRGVEFSTYATPTVVGEIKRHFRDKGWAVRVPRRLQELRLALTTATAELSQQHGRSPTVHELAEKLAISEEEVLEGLESANAYSTLSLDVPDTDDESPAVADTLGAEDEALEGVEYRESLKPLLEDLPPREKRILLLRFFGNMTQSQIAQEVGISQMHVSRLLARTLAQLREKLLVEE, encoded by the coding sequence GTGCGGGACGAAGAGCGCGGCACACGGGAGCTGCCGACGGAGGGCACAGCCACTCCGGACGATTCCCGACGCATGGGGGACGGCATCGACGGCATCCCTGAGCAGGCCCGGCCGCACCCGGAGGACGACGCCGTGGAGGACGACACCCCGGAGGCGGGCTTCCTGGACGACGGGGGGCAGCGGGATCGGGAAGGTGCCGTGCAGAGCGCGCCTCGGGAGCGGCGGATGGGGGGCTCCCCTGTCCGGGCAGAGGCGAGGGCTCGGGGAAGGGCAACGGGCGGGACGATGAGCGAGCACGAGCGAGACGACGAACCGAGCGCGCGGGGCGTGCAGGCAACGCAGCACGAGCCTCAGGACCGCAGTGGGGCGCGGGCGATGTTCGTCGAGCTGCGCAAGCTGCAGGACGGCAGCCCCGAGTACGCGGAGATGCGCAACCAGCTCGTCCGCATGCATCTGCCGCTCGTCGAGCACCTCGCGCGCCGCTTCCGCAACCGCGGCGAGCCGCTGGACGATCTCACCCAGGTCGCCACCATCGGCCTGATCAAGTCGGTCGACCGCTTCGACCCGGACCGCGGCGTCGAGTTCTCGACGTACGCGACCCCGACGGTCGTCGGCGAGATCAAGCGGCACTTCCGCGACAAGGGCTGGGCGGTGCGGGTGCCGCGGCGCCTGCAGGAGCTGCGTCTCGCGCTGACCACGGCGACCGCGGAGCTCTCGCAGCAGCACGGCCGCTCGCCGACGGTCCACGAGCTCGCCGAGAAACTGGCGATCTCGGAGGAGGAGGTTCTGGAGGGTCTGGAGTCCGCCAACGCGTACTCCACACTGTCCCTGGACGTCCCCGACACGGACGACGAGTCCCCGGCCGTGGCGGACACGCTGGGCGCGGAGGACGAGGCACTGGAGGGCGTCGAGTACCGGGAGTCGCTGAAGCCGCTGCTCGAGGATCTTCCGCCCCGCGAGAAGCGGATCCTTCTCCTTCGCTTCTTCGGCAACATGACGCAGTCGCAGATCGCGCAGGAGGTCGGGATCTCGCAGATGCACGTGTCGCGGCTGCTCGCGCGGACGCTGGCACAGCTGCGGGAGAAGCTGCTGGTTGAGGAGTGA
- a CDS encoding diacylglycerol kinase family protein gives MRALLVVNPAATTTSARTRDVLIHALASEMKLEAVTTEYRGHARDLGRQAAESADVDLVVALGGDGTINEVVNGLLHDGPDPENLPGLAVVPGGSTNVFARALGLPNDPVEATGALLDALRESSERTVGLGLTSGTPGTEDEAAPSRWFTFNAGLGFDAGVVGRVEQQRERGRKSTHALYVRQAARQLMGEPHRRHGTITLERPDEDPVTDLVLSIICNTAPWTYLGNRPVYASPKASFDTGLDVFGLSRLSTAAVARYGTQLLTSSPERGPHGKHVVSLHDLDRFTLHSKVPLPLQMDGDHLGLRTSVTFTGVRRALRVIV, from the coding sequence ATGCGTGCACTTCTCGTGGTCAACCCGGCGGCAACCACCACAAGCGCACGTACGCGCGACGTCCTGATCCACGCACTGGCGAGCGAGATGAAGCTCGAGGCGGTCACCACCGAGTACCGCGGTCACGCACGTGACCTGGGCCGGCAGGCGGCGGAGAGCGCGGACGTCGATCTGGTCGTGGCCCTCGGCGGCGACGGCACGATCAACGAGGTCGTCAACGGACTGTTGCACGACGGCCCCGACCCGGAGAACCTCCCCGGCCTCGCCGTGGTCCCCGGCGGCTCCACCAACGTCTTCGCCCGCGCCCTGGGCCTGCCCAACGACCCCGTGGAGGCCACCGGTGCCCTGCTGGACGCGCTGCGCGAGAGCAGCGAGCGTACGGTCGGGCTGGGACTGACCTCGGGCACGCCGGGCACCGAGGACGAGGCCGCACCATCCCGCTGGTTCACCTTCAACGCGGGGCTCGGCTTCGACGCGGGCGTGGTCGGCCGGGTGGAGCAGCAACGCGAGCGCGGCAGGAAGTCCACCCACGCCCTCTACGTCCGCCAGGCCGCGCGCCAGCTCATGGGCGAGCCGCACCGCAGGCACGGCACGATAACGCTGGAGCGGCCGGACGAGGACCCCGTGACCGATTTGGTGCTGTCCATAATCTGCAACACCGCTCCGTGGACTTATCTGGGCAATCGCCCGGTGTACGCGTCACCTAAGGCTTCGTTCGATACCGGTCTCGATGTGTTCGGTCTCAGCCGTCTGTCCACCGCCGCGGTTGCCCGTTATGGCACCCAGTTGCTCACTTCGTCCCCCGAGCGCGGCCCCCACGGCAAGCACGTCGTCTCCCTGCACGACCTGGACCGGTTCACCTTGCATTCGAAGGTCCCGCTCCCCCTCCAGATGGACGGCGACCACCTCGGGCTCCGTACGAGCGTGACGTTCACAGGCGTACGCCGTGCACTGCGTGTGATTGTGTGA
- a CDS encoding WhiB family transcriptional regulator: protein MDWRHNAVCREEDPELFFPIGNTGPALLQIEEAKAVCRRCPVMDQCLQWALESGQDSGVWGGLSEDERRAMKRRAARNRARQASA, encoded by the coding sequence ATGGACTGGCGTCACAACGCCGTTTGCCGCGAGGAAGACCCCGAGCTCTTCTTCCCCATCGGCAACACCGGTCCTGCGCTGCTGCAGATCGAGGAAGCCAAGGCCGTCTGCCGTCGCTGCCCCGTTATGGATCAGTGTCTGCAGTGGGCGCTCGAGTCCGGCCAGGACTCCGGCGTCTGGGGTGGCCTCAGCGAGGACGAGCGCCGCGCCATGAAGCGCCGCGCCGCCCGCAACCGGGCCCGTCAGGCCTCCGCCTGA